The genomic region CAAATCGCGTTTCCAAACTTCGGAACCGGTTTGCAAGTCGAGACACCAGACCGTCCCGGTCGCACCTTGAGCGTATACACGGTCGTTGAAAATGGTGGGCGTCGATCGCGGGCCGCCTTCGCCCAGTGCGTTGAAGTGGGAAGCGTTGTGGTCGACCAACCACAACAACTTACCTGTCATCAAATCGTAAGCCGTTACACACTCGCGTTCCTCACGCTGTTCCAACGTCACTGCGATCCCATTGGAATCCGCATCCATTGCGATTGCGAATGAGGCCCAACCACCGCCGATCCCGATGGTCCACAATTGTTCCGCCTCACCAGCGGATTCTGGAACCTCGAATTCACGTTTCGCCAGAATACCGTCGCGTTCGTTGCCCAAGAACTGGCCCCAAACCGGAGTCCACTTCGGCGCGTCACTGACATCAGTGTCATCCGTCTTACCAGCTTCGTCAGCGACTGACGCGACATCATCAATAGTTTCCCCACCGGGTGACTCCATCGACGCAGTATCGATGTCGCTAGCACGTTGAAGCTCGGGAACGGAGTGCGATGCGAACCGCCATTCCAGTTGCGGCACCATCTCGCCGGAAAGCGTTTTCACACGGACCAGACCGACCGCAGTCACCGCGAGCAGCAACGCAACACACGGAACTCGCCAAGGATGACCTACCTTGGAACTAGCCCGTTGCAATTGCAGCAGCATCACCAAAGCGGTCACCACACCCACGACCAGCGACGCAAGAAAAACGTACTGGTAATCCGTCGAAGGCGCGATCAATTGAAGACCTACCAACAACACGCCACCAATCGAAGCAGCAATCGCCGCACGACGAACGTGCGATCGAACTTTTCCTGAAGACGACTCATTCATTCGCTACGAATCCGTTTCATTGATCGCGTGGATGAGTCTGGCGCTGAATCAACACCGATGCCGACGACCGGGATTCGCTTCCGAACCTCCGCTCGTCGACACGAGCTTCCAAACTCGTTTTAAGATTGGCCCTTGTAGGCCCGGTCGACGTACTTGGTGTCGACACTGCCGTCCAAGAACGAGGGGTCATTCAAGATCCATTGATGAAATGGCACCGTCGTCTTGATGCCCTGAACTTGAAGTTCCTGAAGTGCACGCTTCATCGTCGCAATCGCCATTTCGCGAGTGGGACGGTGAACGATCAGCTTACCGATCATCGAATCGTAGTACGGCGGTACGGAATATCCACCGGTGACGTGCGAATCAAACCGCACACCCAATCCGCCAGGAACAAACATGGATTCGATCTTGCCCGGGCTGGGTTGGAAGTTCTTGGTAGGATCTTCCGCGTTAATTCGGCATTCGATCGCCGCGCCTGTGCAGGTCAACTCTTCTTGACGGAACGACAACGGCAGTCCCGCAGCGACGCGAATCTGTTCTTGAATCAAGTCGACGCCGGTCACCATTTCGGAAACTGGATGTTCCACTTGGATCCGTGCATTCACTTCGATGAAGTAAAAATTGTAGTCCTTGTCGACGATGAACTCGACGGTGCCAGCACCGGCGTAATCCGCGCCAGCGATCATGCGCACTGCGGCGTCGCAAATGGCCTCTCGGCGGTCTTGCGGAAGGTCGGCACTGGGGGCCTCTTCGACCAGCTTTTGGTGGCGACGCTGAACGCTGCAATCACGCTCGAACAGGTGGCACACGTTTCCGTGTGTGTCCGCGATAACCTGCACTTCGATGTGACGTGGGCTCTCGACGAACTTTTCCAAGTAGACGCCACCGTTACCGAATGCCGCGATGGCTTCGTTTCGGGCCGCTTCGAGTTGGCTGACCAGAACGTCTTCCGTCTCGGCGACCCGCATGCCCTTACCACCGCCACCAGCGGTAGCTTTGATCAGGACAGGGAACCCGATCTCGCGAGCTGTGACAGCTGCGTTTTCGAAATCGCTAATCAACCCATCGCTGCCGGGAACCACAGGCACGTTTTGAGCGACGGCCATCGACCGGGCAGTGTTCTTGTCGCCTAGCTTTTCCATCGCCGTCGGTGATGGGCCAATGAACTCGAAGCCACTGCTTCGGCACATCTCGTTGAACTGAGCATTTTCAGCCAAGAAGCCATACCCAGGGTGGATCGCATCCACGCCAGCGACTTCGGCGGCCGCAATGATTTGGTCAATCTTCAGATAGCTGTCAGCGGACCGGGCCGTGCCAACGCAGATCGCTCGATCGGCAAGTTTGACATGCATGGACTCCGAATCGGCTTGACTGTAAACAGCCACCGACTCGATCCCCATCTCGCGACAGGCACGGATCACGCGCAGAGCAATTTCGCCACGATTGGCGATCAGGATTCTTTGAAACATATTGAAAAGATCCTTAGCCGCTCGTTTGAATGCGGAATAGCGGCTTCCCGAAATCAACAGCTTCTTGGTCGTTGGCGAGGATCTCGACAACCTTCCCGCTACATTCAGCTGGGATCTCGTTGAAGACCTTCATCGCTTCGACGATGCACACCACGGTTTCCTCAGAAACCACGTCGCCGACTTTGACGAACGATGGCGACTCAGGATTGGCCTTGGAATAAAACGTTCCGACCATTGGTGAGTTAATCGTGATTGTTCCGGCCGGAGCCGCGTCGGCCGCGGGACTCGCCCCGGCGGAAGCGGGTGCAGCAGCTGGAGCCGGAGCGGGTGCTGCCGCTGGAGCCGCATAGACGGGCGCCGCTGGGGCCGATCCGCCACGCGTTAAACGAATGCGATCGTCGGATTGCTGAAGATCGACTTCGTTGAGCTCGTGCTGTTCCATCAACTCGACGATCTGTCGAATTCGGTCGATATCGAAGACGTCACCCGATCCAGAAGACGAAACTTTGGAGGGCTGGCTTTTCGAAGAACCGCCTTTTTTCGGTGGCGGGTCGCTTTTGGGCGAATCAGCAGTCATGCGGAAGGCCTGAACGGGGCTAGCTGGGGATTAAATTTTGAATGAAGAGAACGAGACCAAAGTGATCATAGTCTCTGGGTCGCGGATGTTTTACAGCAAGATCCGGCAGTCATCGAGGCCCTTGGCTAAGTCGCTGAGAACCTCGCATCCGTTTTCGGTCACAAGAATGTCATCTTCGATACGAATGCCAAAGTCGCCGTCGAAATACACACCGGGTTCGACCGTCACCACCATCCCGGCTTTCAGATGTCCTGTCGAACTCGGCCCCATTCGCGGATCCTCGTGAATTTGCAGTCCAAAGCTGTGCCCGAGGCCGTGCTTGAACGCGTCGCCCAAACCGGCGTCCTCCAGTGATCCCCGGGCAGCCCGGTCCACTTCGATGCATTGAACCCCGTCACCGATCTTGGCGATGGCTGCAAGTTGAGCATCCAAGACGTGCTGATACGCGTCGGAAAAACGTGTTGCTGCGGGAGAATTCCGGCCCGGTCGCTGAATCGTCCGAGTCAAATCGCTGCAATAACCGTCAACCTTCGATCCCCAATCGATCAACAAGCTTTGGCAATCGCCTAACTTGACGTCCGCGGGTCGGTAGTGCGGCAAAGCCCCATTCGGCTCCACACCCACAATCGGATGGAACGCGACCCCCTCGGCACCTAGGCTTCGCATTTCCGCCTCCAGGCGATAATAGATCTCCGCCTCGGTTTGATCGGCGGTTAGCTCGCTGGTGATTTTCAGGAATGCCTTTTGAGAAATGTCGACGGCTCGGCGAATGATCGCGAGCTCATCGGCGTCCTTGATCTGGCGAAGCTCTTCCACCAGACCGCTGGTTTCCACCCAAGTCACGTCCGGCAGGTCGGTGGTCCAAGACTTCATGCTGGCGACAAGAACATGATCAGCCTGGAAAGCCACCTTGCCCAGCTTCTCGTCACGGATGAACTGTGTGAACAGCTCGTTGATTCCTTGGCCCGGCGGGCGAATCACGGTCGGCAGGCCCGGGCACTCGTTGGCCAGTTGAGCGTCGTAGCGGCCGTCCGAAAGCAGCACCGCTTGTCCATCAGGCCGAACCACCAACCAAGAACTGTCACCGGTGAATCCGGTCAGGTAACGCACGTTCGTTTCATCGACGACCAAAATCGCATCGACGTCACCGGGAATGGATGAACAAGCCAGCTTCTGTATTCTCGGGTTCATATATCTAGATGTAGAGTGGTTGGGCGTTGAGCTTGGTATTGATTCAAAGCATTTCGATTGAAGGAAATCAATCAATGTTGTCAAAATACCGTCAGCGCATAAACAACGCCACTGACGCTAGCGGGCTGGCGTCAGTGGCGAATGAGGCGTCTTTGATGGATTGGTGGTTTAGACCAATTCCTTCTTCGCTCCAACGAGCGTTCGTAGACGTTCGGCGAGCAAGTGCGCGTCGAATGGCTTTTTGAACGTTTCGTTGATGCTACTTCGGTCGAAACTCATTGGCTGGCCATCATCAGGCAGCAATGCGATCAACACGATATCGGTGAAGTCGATGTTCTTCCGCAGGTTCTGACAAATCTGAACCGCCTCGATCTTGCCGATCGAGAAGTCCACGATGATGCAGTCTGGGTTGAAGCTTTCGGCTTGAATTCCCGCTTCGAATCCGCTGGCTGCAACTGCAACCTTGAACGAATTTTCGGGTGGAAGTTCTCGCTTCAAGTTCTCGATCAACACTTGGTCCTGGGCGACGATCAGGCATTTTGCCATCGCTTCGTCTTCCAGGTCGCCCAAGGGCATACCGTGCTCTTTCAAGAATTTGATTAAATATTCTCTCGGTATCCGGCGATCTTGCGATCCCGGAATTCGATAGCCTTTTAAACGCCCCGAATCGAACCATTTACTAACGGTTCTCGGAGCAACTTTACAGATCTTAGCGACCTGTCCAGTTGTGAAGACCTTCATACTAGGTACTCCAAACGCCTCGTTGATTCTTCCCTATGAGAAAATGGTGCGTCGGTAACCATTTTCCCGATGGTCCTTGCTCGTCGTCGAAGTCAATCAGGATCATCCGTTAATTCGCGGTGGGTCGCGGCGGATTCACTTTCAAGACTCTTCAAACGCTGGGTCTGGACCAGCCGGCTCGCATCCTGCTGAACGCAAAACCGAAGTGGGAGTTCTCGCGGTTGATAAAATGTTAAAATCGAAATTGGATCGTTCGTGTGGGCACACGACCGTTGAGGGGGGAAAAATCAGATGCCGAATTGTCACGCCCGGCCCACCGTTCCCCACATAGACACCCGGCACACAGATTCCCCATCGACGCTCCATCCATAGAATGGACCGCTGGTGAATCTGACCGAATTGTCTCTACGCGGAACGATCGGCTGAGATCGCTCATCGACCATGTTCATGTAACCGCAATGAAGCGGGACACCCGAACATGTTCCCCAGATTTCCCCCCTGGGTGTCCGTCGACCTTCTCTTCCCGATTCGTCACAAGCGGTTGTCGCGTTCGTGAACGCAACTCGGTTTGAAACAACTGGAGAAAAGAAAGTGTCCTTCCAAGGCTTAGTGTCGAGTAAAACCGGGTCAACTCTTTAATGTGATTCAGCAGGAACAATCAGTATCAGCGAATCGAACGGCGAATTGCCGTTAATCGCGAGTCAAGATCAAACAACAACGTGCAAATTTTTTTTCGTGGTATCGTTACGACGGATTGCAACCGGCTGCGGTTCCCTGGAACGACCGCTTTTCCCACCCACTATTTGCAAATTTCTGCTGTGATCGAAGCGGAAATGATTAAAGCTGGCGTCTCCGAATTCACCTTCGACTAGCCTCTCCATTATCCACCCTTGGCACCCCCGAATGGCAATGCAGCGATCCACTCATTTCGATGAATCCGGCCAAGCACAAATGGTCGACGTCACGGCGAAGTCCATCACCGCGCGGACCGCGACGGCGACGGCTGTCGTTTCAATGAATGCCCAAGCCGCACAATCCATCCGCCAAGGGGACAGCCGCAAAGGGGACGTGCTGGC from Neorhodopirellula lusitana harbors:
- a CDS encoding PQQ-binding-like beta-propeller repeat protein, translating into MNESSSGKVRSHVRRAAIAASIGGVLLVGLQLIAPSTDYQYVFLASLVVGVVTALVMLLQLQRASSKVGHPWRVPCVALLLAVTAVGLVRVKTLSGEMVPQLEWRFASHSVPELQRASDIDTASMESPGGETIDDVASVADEAGKTDDTDVSDAPKWTPVWGQFLGNERDGILAKREFEVPESAGEAEQLWTIGIGGGWASFAIAMDADSNGIAVTLEQREERECVTAYDLMTGKLLWLVDHNASHFNALGEGGPRSTPTIFNDRVYAQGATGTVWCLDLQTGSEVWKRDLLEAGGWDQAASEVAITWGRSGSPLVVDGMCVLPMGGTDQLSARSLIAMDVETGETVWTAGEGQISYASPQLLTLGGQRRIVSVNEADITGHEITTGEVLWQTDWEGQSNGGSNCSSVIPAGQDRFLIGKGYGGGSALIEVRRQDDGWEVEDVWRTTRVLKTKFNHCVTRDGVAYGISNGALQAVDVESAERLWEQGRRGRYGQGQVILVDDILIVQAEMGDVAIVEANPNDFVELIRFDALQQKTWNIPSVAGNLLLVRNAEQAIAFRLPTRP
- the accC gene encoding acetyl-CoA carboxylase biotin carboxylase subunit, giving the protein MFQRILIANRGEIALRVIRACREMGIESVAVYSQADSESMHVKLADRAICVGTARSADSYLKIDQIIAAAEVAGVDAIHPGYGFLAENAQFNEMCRSSGFEFIGPSPTAMEKLGDKNTARSMAVAQNVPVVPGSDGLISDFENAAVTAREIGFPVLIKATAGGGGKGMRVAETEDVLVSQLEAARNEAIAAFGNGGVYLEKFVESPRHIEVQVIADTHGNVCHLFERDCSVQRRHQKLVEEAPSADLPQDRREAICDAAVRMIAGADYAGAGTVEFIVDKDYNFYFIEVNARIQVEHPVSEMVTGVDLIQEQIRVAAGLPLSFRQEELTCTGAAIECRINAEDPTKNFQPSPGKIESMFVPGGLGVRFDSHVTGGYSVPPYYDSMIGKLIVHRPTREMAIATMKRALQELQVQGIKTTVPFHQWILNDPSFLDGSVDTKYVDRAYKGQS
- the accB gene encoding acetyl-CoA carboxylase biotin carboxyl carrier protein, which translates into the protein MTADSPKSDPPPKKGGSSKSQPSKVSSSGSGDVFDIDRIRQIVELMEQHELNEVDLQQSDDRIRLTRGGSAPAAPVYAAPAAAPAPAPAAAPASAGASPAADAAPAGTITINSPMVGTFYSKANPESPSFVKVGDVVSEETVVCIVEAMKVFNEIPAECSGKVVEILANDQEAVDFGKPLFRIQTSG
- a CDS encoding M24 family metallopeptidase is translated as MNPRIQKLACSSIPGDVDAILVVDETNVRYLTGFTGDSSWLVVRPDGQAVLLSDGRYDAQLANECPGLPTVIRPPGQGINELFTQFIRDEKLGKVAFQADHVLVASMKSWTTDLPDVTWVETSGLVEELRQIKDADELAIIRRAVDISQKAFLKITSELTADQTEAEIYYRLEAEMRSLGAEGVAFHPIVGVEPNGALPHYRPADVKLGDCQSLLIDWGSKVDGYCSDLTRTIQRPGRNSPAATRFSDAYQHVLDAQLAAIAKIGDGVQCIEVDRAARGSLEDAGLGDAFKHGLGHSFGLQIHEDPRMGPSSTGHLKAGMVVTVEPGVYFDGDFGIRIEDDILVTENGCEVLSDLAKGLDDCRILL
- a CDS encoding helix-turn-helix domain-containing protein → MKVFTTGQVAKICKVAPRTVSKWFDSGRLKGYRIPGSQDRRIPREYLIKFLKEHGMPLGDLEDEAMAKCLIVAQDQVLIENLKRELPPENSFKVAVAASGFEAGIQAESFNPDCIIVDFSIGKIEAVQICQNLRKNIDFTDIVLIALLPDDGQPMSFDRSSINETFKKPFDAHLLAERLRTLVGAKKELV